One window of the Flavobacteriaceae bacterium YJPT1-3 genome contains the following:
- a CDS encoding sigma-70 region 4 domain-containing protein has translation MSTSFSNNKAPQKNYRLYVEQYYQQLYRYRSDEQRDQFLAMLIALLPELEGYVKLRLDQAVHAGNFPHNKYKPQDVTDDLYLILYASFDEIDNEDEFYLWLFEKTNQVIEELIANEAEYAARFESLDRYSNAEWRGLKERFTSEFDGDLIMKEDLTDVSYKIPKLQWSHFLTGTDKEQEWDQKIDALLQQEQADQELDRLLERLSFRVREIVQLHHKYLFSVAEIARLKNESKGDVEQALEEAKRIIQVSLFNS, from the coding sequence ATGAGCACTTCCTTTTCCAATAACAAAGCCCCTCAAAAGAACTATCGTCTGTATGTAGAACAGTATTATCAACAGTTGTATCGCTATCGCAGTGATGAACAACGCGATCAGTTCTTAGCCATGCTCATCGCCTTACTGCCGGAACTGGAAGGGTATGTAAAACTACGCTTAGATCAGGCCGTCCATGCGGGAAATTTTCCCCACAACAAGTACAAGCCGCAGGATGTCACCGATGATCTTTACTTGATCTTGTACGCCAGTTTCGACGAGATTGATAATGAAGATGAATTTTACCTCTGGCTGTTTGAAAAGACCAATCAGGTCATCGAAGAGTTGATCGCCAATGAAGCCGAGTACGCAGCCCGTTTCGAATCGCTGGATCGCTATTCAAACGCAGAATGGCGCGGACTTAAAGAGCGTTTCACCAGCGAGTTTGACGGCGATTTGATCATGAAGGAAGATCTTACCGACGTCTCATATAAAATACCAAAACTTCAATGGAGCCACTTCTTAACCGGTACCGATAAGGAGCAAGAATGGGATCAAAAGATTGATGCTTTGCTTCAACAAGAACAAGCTGATCAAGAACTGGATCGCTTACTGGAGCGGCTCTCCTTTCGCGTACGCGAAATCGTTCAACTCCATCATAAATATTTATTCTCTGTTGCTGAGATCGCCCGACTGAAGAACGAATCGAAGGGCGATGTAGAGCAGGCTTTAGAAGAAGCCAAACGAATCATTCAAGTCAGTTTATTTAATTCTTAA
- a CDS encoding PAS domain-containing sensor histidine kinase, with protein MKFFEKSIEEAFLILFEGASEGIVVVNSAQVIVATNESARTIFGYREKELEGKPLNILIPDKYEQAHRHHFEDFMHHSKKRRMGHGRDLYGVRKDGTTFPVEAGLNPFVLHNHRYVMALVSDITLRKKQEREILELNEHLEERIEKRTHTLNETVSQLKEEVALRLEAENNAKEALRREKELNELKTKFLSLVSHEFKTPLSGIASSASLAAKYTKEEQQEKREKHFKTIQSKVKYLNTIIDDFLSIERLDSNKTTYRYTRFPLSQVLDEVVYDAQVHLKQGQQINYPKNAEEFELEFDAKILELVLKNLLHNALKYSRENSQVTLNISEQEEYIKLDITDEGIGIPQEEQKFIFDRYFRAANVLTTAGTGIGLNIVKSHIENLGGEISFTSQEGEGSTFTILIPYKNH; from the coding sequence ATGAAATTTTTTGAAAAAAGTATAGAGGAAGCCTTCCTGATCTTGTTTGAAGGGGCTTCCGAAGGCATAGTGGTGGTTAATTCGGCACAGGTCATTGTAGCGACCAATGAATCAGCCCGCACCATTTTTGGTTATCGGGAGAAGGAATTGGAGGGGAAACCCTTAAATATCCTGATTCCTGATAAGTATGAGCAGGCCCATCGTCACCACTTTGAGGATTTCATGCATCACAGCAAAAAACGTCGTATGGGCCATGGCCGCGACTTGTACGGAGTCCGTAAAGACGGAACGACTTTTCCAGTAGAGGCCGGACTCAATCCCTTTGTCTTGCACAACCATCGTTATGTTATGGCACTAGTTTCAGACATCACCTTACGTAAGAAACAGGAAAGGGAAATTCTGGAACTGAATGAGCATTTAGAGGAGAGAATCGAAAAGCGAACCCACACGCTCAACGAGACCGTTTCCCAGTTAAAGGAGGAGGTAGCTCTACGTCTGGAGGCTGAAAACAACGCCAAAGAAGCCTTACGGCGGGAAAAAGAACTCAATGAATTAAAAACGAAATTTTTATCCTTGGTTTCCCACGAATTTAAGACACCATTAAGCGGTATTGCCTCCTCAGCCAGTTTAGCCGCAAAGTATACCAAAGAAGAACAGCAGGAGAAACGGGAGAAGCATTTTAAAACTATTCAATCAAAGGTCAAATACCTGAATACCATCATTGATGATTTTCTGTCTATCGAGCGATTGGATAGCAATAAAACGACCTACCGTTATACCCGATTTCCGTTGAGCCAGGTCTTGGATGAAGTCGTGTACGATGCCCAGGTCCATTTAAAGCAGGGCCAGCAGATCAATTATCCTAAAAATGCAGAAGAATTTGAATTGGAGTTTGACGCCAAAATTTTGGAGCTGGTGCTTAAAAATTTGCTGCATAATGCATTGAAATATTCCCGTGAAAATTCTCAGGTAACCCTGAATATTAGCGAACAGGAAGAGTATATCAAATTAGACATCACAGACGAAGGGATAGGCATTCCTCAAGAAGAGCAGAAATTTATTTTCGATCGTTACTTTAGAGCGGCTAATGTCTTGACTACGGCAGGCACAGGCATCGGACTTAATATTGTAAAAAGTCATATCGAAAATCTAGGTGGAGAGATCAGTTTTACCAGTCAGGAAGGAGAAGGCTCCACCTTTACTATATTAATCCCATATAAGAATCACTAA
- a CDS encoding response regulator, with protein MERILIIEDDTALRENIAELLELSGYQTLTAANGTLGVDQALRHQPNLIVCDIMMPEMDGYQVLEVLSHDANTQHIPFIFLSARTEHAEIRKGMDLGADDYLTKPFEEEELLSAIRSRLAKAHLLEKMLKAPTEEGGEESELRSLHQLKNFFDDEGEIKTFKSGEAIYKEGDHSNNIFLILKGVVKTHKIEESGKELTTALFQEDDFLGFTSFFENAPYQESATAMQDVEVAAVSKKELRGILEHSNQVSLEFVELLAENLTEIKGQLLQMAYSSVRKKTAQTILQFAQVLRKKPEDPIRISRNDLAHVAGIATESLIRTLSAFKKEGLIEIEGRNIKLVDQKALEQID; from the coding sequence ATGGAACGTATTTTAATTATTGAAGACGACACCGCGTTACGGGAAAATATAGCAGAACTTCTCGAACTTAGCGGATATCAAACCTTGACCGCAGCCAATGGCACCCTAGGTGTTGATCAGGCCCTTAGACATCAGCCCAACTTGATTGTGTGCGATATCATGATGCCCGAAATGGATGGATATCAGGTCTTGGAAGTGCTATCCCACGATGCAAATACCCAGCATATTCCTTTTATCTTTTTATCGGCGCGAACCGAGCACGCAGAAATAAGGAAAGGGATGGATTTAGGGGCTGATGATTACCTGACCAAGCCTTTTGAGGAAGAAGAATTGCTTAGCGCCATCAGGAGCAGACTCGCAAAGGCTCATCTGTTGGAAAAAATGCTCAAGGCGCCGACTGAGGAAGGAGGAGAGGAAAGTGAATTGCGCAGTTTGCATCAATTAAAAAATTTCTTTGACGATGAGGGGGAGATTAAAACCTTCAAGAGTGGAGAAGCGATCTACAAGGAGGGAGACCATTCCAACAACATTTTTCTAATCCTTAAAGGGGTAGTCAAAACCCATAAGATAGAAGAAAGCGGAAAGGAGTTGACTACGGCTTTGTTTCAGGAAGATGATTTTTTAGGATTCACCTCTTTTTTTGAGAACGCTCCCTATCAAGAATCTGCCACGGCCATGCAGGACGTAGAAGTAGCAGCCGTGAGCAAAAAAGAATTACGGGGCATTCTGGAACACAGCAATCAGGTATCCTTAGAGTTTGTCGAGCTCCTGGCAGAGAATCTTACCGAAATCAAAGGGCAATTGTTACAAATGGCCTACAGCTCAGTTCGCAAAAAAACAGCGCAAACCATACTGCAGTTTGCACAGGTACTCAGAAAGAAACCGGAGGATCCCATCCGTATTTCACGCAATGACCTCGCTCACGTGGCCGGTATCGCAACCGAGAGTTTGATTCGCACGCTATCTGCCTTTAAAAAGGAAGGGCTCATCGAGATTGAAGGCAGAAATATTAAGTTGGTCGATCAG